In Plasmodium vinckei vinckei genome assembly, chromosome: PVVCY_13, a single genomic region encodes these proteins:
- a CDS encoding U6 snRNA-associated Sm-like protein LSm5, putative: protein MATISGSETFLPLALMDKCIGSKIWIMMKGDKEIIGKLVGFDEYVNMVLEDVTEYTYTNNVKKVNKIKKILLNGLNITIMVPGGTPVNYYDYEEKLEENIV, encoded by the exons atggcaACAATAAGTGGGTCGGAGACATTTTTACCACTTGCTTTGATGGATAAATGTATTG GTAGTAAAATATGGATAATGATGAAAGGTGACAAGGAAATAATTGGGAAGCTAGTTGGCTTCGATGAATATGTCAATATG GTATTAGAAGATGTTACTGAATACacatatacaaataatgtTAAGAAGGTAAAcaagattaaaaaaatattattaaatgggTTGAATATAACAATTATGGTTCCTGGAGGTACCCCTGTCAATTATTATGACtatgaagaaaaattagAAGAAAACATTGTTtaa
- a CDS encoding WD repeat-containing protein, putative produces MNNRDSNQFRDISKKIQGKYIPVIKFGGTNKYINKNHKNDYDDTNNISFTGDDAKRNRFDIFCDNNYGINKVCFSPQGKYIAGCGTNGIIYLYDLYENKLLTKLCTKIDNIRDLTISDNEKYIYACGDNKIIEIFDLYENRKVCNDDIGKCVDISIPNIIKNAKCDDKLLNTNNKDINKNIIENMYTPYNKTKYKDLGNNKAVYVPIYDYNDLIKYDINMIDMNYVKLNKVNEIINKSIFIIKESHEYSTSCVAIPNISSFLVYSGGGDGILKIWDIRMNLFALNKNQSNKNAYDTIFLDNKNPYASICSHEDVLTSISFNNTINYEGSSKLDKKKKKAKLETQNSNSLNNSNIDEHADTDDACSSSSFLSSCSSASYSSLAFDLCKNMFNNILMTSGYDGYVRLYDINNNIIKSFYDEEKTITHCMFTNNNKYIISTNKSQYAKVFDFLYMNNKKNAKNMMSYLNNYESYYFNKNKTTNDIADQDKPQINYRKKSENNFVKDAHNDNELHPCNIGNIYEYDDLKDRIDIINELNKKINDKKQDSENSKKNVNEKETDTDFSDYSDSGSSAFDENAVRTKTFYEHVNKQLEPTWSIFVDNLKYMDLIPYEEMHISLKENHDYLKEYYSSYNGKNNDTTIDSSANNDKSVIRQRDQYMMGENEQILYNKLTDIIYSKSDIPKFYSCISGDKCIIPSIDTYAHVYDIYTGLHVNTINNLYLPNYHIDTSYYNMNNSNNGIPPKKQISFLTSAQAYPKNHNIIATSNGYPDGSIVLWVFAPF; encoded by the exons atGAACAATAGAGACTCTAATCAGTTCAGGGatataagtaaaaaaattcaaggaaaatatattccagttataaaatttggtggaacaaataaatatataaataaaaatcacaaaaatgattatg ATGATACTAACAATATAAGCTTTACTGGAGACGATGCTAAGAGAAATcgttttgatatattttgtgaTAACAACTATGGGATAAATAAAGTTTGTTTTTCACCCCAAGGGAAATATATAGCAGGGTGTGGAACCAATGGAATTATTTACttatatgatttatatgaaaataaactaCTAACAAAGCTATGTACaaaaattgataatataagAGACCTAACAATTAGCGATAATGAAAAGTATATTTATGCATGTGGTGACAACAAAATAATCGAGATATTCgatttatatgaaaacCGAAAAGTTTGCAATGATGATATAGGAAAATGTGTTGATATATCAATAcctaatataattaaaaatgcaaaatgTGATGATAAGTTGTTAAATACGAATAATAAGGatatcaataaaaatataatagaaaatatgtataccccatataataaaactaaATATAAGGATCTTGGAAATAATAAGGCTGTATATGTTCCTATATATGATTATAatgatttaataaaatatgatataaacATGATTGATATGAACTAtgttaaattaaataaagtaaatgaaataattaataaatctatatttattattaaagaaTCGCATGAATATAGTACCTCATGCGTAGCGATACCCAATATAAGTAGTTTCTTAGTTTATTCGGGTGGTGGAGAtggaatattaaaaatatgggaTATAAGAATGAATTTGTTTGCATTGAATAAAAACCAATCcaataaaaatgcatatgATACCATATTTTTAGATAACAAAAATCCATATGCTTCTATATGTTCTCATGAAGATGTGTTAACAAGTATTAGTTTTAATAACACAATTAATTATGAAGGATCATCAAAAttggataaaaaaaaaaaaaaggccAAATTGGAAACCCAAAATAGTaattcattaaataatagtaatatagATGAACATGCTGATACGGACGATGCGTGTAGTAGCTCTTCCTTTTTGTCGAGCTGCTCATCTGCCTCTTACTCATCTCTTGCATTTGATTTGTGTAAAAACATGTTCAATAATATTCTTATGACTAGTGGATATGACGGATATGTTAGACTATatgatattaataataatattattaaatcattttatgatgaagaaaaaactATTACACATTGTATGTTCACcaataacaataaatatataattagtaCAAATAAATCACAGTATGCAAAggtttttgattttttatatatgaataataaaaaaaatgctaaaaatatgatgagCTATTTAAATAACTATGAATCGTACTATTTTAACAAGAATAAAACTACTAATGATATAGCAGATCAAGATAAACCCcaaattaattatagaAAGAAAtcagaaaataattttgttaaagATGCAcataatgataatgaaCTTCATCCATGTAATattggaaatatatatgaatatgacGATTTAAAAGATAGAATAGATATCATAAATGAGTTAAATAAGAAAATCAATGATAAAAAACAGGATTCCGAGaatagcaaaaaaaatgtaaatgaaAAGGAAACAGACACTGACTTCAGCGATTACTCGGATAGTGGATCAAGTGCTTTTGATGAAAATGCTGTGAGGacaaaaacattttatgaGCATGTTAATAAGCAGCTTGAACCTACATGGTCTATTTTTGTAGATAATTTGAAATACATGGATCTTATACCATATGAAGAGATGCATATAAGcttaaaagaaaatcatGATTATCTTAAAGAATATTATAGCAGTTacaatggaaaaaataacgaTACCACTATAGATAGTAGTgctaataatgataaatctGTAATAAGACAAAGAGACCAATACATGATGGGTgaaaatgaacaaatactatataacaaattaacagatattatatatagcaAATCAGATATTCcaaaattttattcatgTATATCAGGAgataaatgtataatacCATCCATTGATACATATGCTCAtgtatatgatatatacaCGGGTCTGCATGTAAATACTATAAACAATCTCTATTTGCCAAACTATCATATCGATACGtcttattataatatgaataattcaaataatggAATACCCCCCAAAAAGCagatatcatttttaacaaGTGCACAAGCATATCCaaaaaatcataatattattgCAACATCAAATGGATATCCAGATGGATCTATTGTCCTATGGGTATTCGCCCCCTTTTAA
- a CDS encoding poly(A)-specific ribonuclease PARN, putative: MLSVTNYFFKNVVLKEKTRFMKYNILKRTYSRITSVNINNWNNIHKEILSKIQESDFVSIDVEYTGLHLKDERYISIDSSYEAHCYGAKSFFPCQIGITIAKKKDITTHDKCNEIKNNMIKNKSIHNIKVFENNDKTNKVSPMKNEQEWDISPYCIYIFPKENKYFSVSTSTLIFLKENNFDFNEWIFNGVSYLRPNEEDEKKKHIFEKIDGLKNLLNKCNTKKDYNKETEENKIDINKIINEIENYKAVDDEDKQAVIEIVKKIGIWLSNDNETQFNNTAKDELKHASLSNSFYKSVDDKNSISETFIANDKIFDNSHKPLHNFTEGDEKFSESSKDLNCGNNIEYDKCPLYIEIENPYLRLLAHTLITKYFNSIFCISVKLNDKKNLAIYKTEKDSYNEQIKALQMEIEKINETIGVRLLFDEIIKSNKILIGHNCFYDILHIYQTFYHELPDSIHAFKRKWTELFPYTIDTKYMNETNEYLYSLNGPATLKGLCEYMASLISSSNDFDFFFNFLNGNIIDIQQCLIPFVKDEKRETNSSGENCNEQPNGAKNNNDDENIGVEGKENDKNKLENNTSYKDDEKFYKDTNTLNDNANVLKSDEHNAGYDSLLTCLLFIFQCHYILKKYNLSWKNIYFTNTNIMNENKKHFLDIFSNMCNKIKIVKTQPNVVSLTSSENYEMARHFYMYDYPSYFKKWEIMKIWSPIWITLSKVDDQSCWVIAKSDDDAKNIKMIYKMLQNPQFKLCTYEEYLNKFKSK; the protein is encoded by the coding sequence ATGCTAAGTGTTACgaattatttctttaaaaatgtgGTTTTAAAAGAGAAAACGCGCTTcatgaaatataatatactgAAAAGAACTTACTCAAGAATAACAagtgtaaatataaataattggaataatatacataaagaAATACTAAGTAAGATTCAAGAAAGTGATTTTGTTTCTATTGATGTTGAATATACCGGATTGCATTTAAAAGATGAGAGATACATATCCATTGATTCAAGTTATGAAGCTCATTGTTATGGGGCTAAATCTTTTTTCCCCTGTCAAATAGGAATAACAATTGCCAAGAAAAAGGATATAACAACCCATGACAAATGTAATgagattaaaaataatatgataaaaaataaaagcatacataatattaaagtttttgaaaataatgataaaactAACAAAGTTTCCCCTATGAAAAATGAGCAAGAGTGGGACATATCGCCatattgcatatatatattcccaaaagaaaataaatattttagtgTCTCTACTTCAacacttatatttttaaaagaaaataattttgattttaatGAATGGATATTCAATGGTGTAAGTTATTTAAGACCAAATGAAGaagacgaaaaaaaaaaacatatttttgaaaaaattgatGGATTAAAAAACTTACTTAATAAGTGTAACACAAAGAAGgattataataaagaaactgaagaaaataaaatagatataaataaaattattaacgaaatagaaaattataaagcTGTAGATGATGAAGATAAACAAGCAGTTATTGAAAtcgtaaaaaaaattggtaTATGGTTATCTAATGACAACGAAACTCAATTTAACAATACTGCTAAGGATGAGCTAAAACATGCAAGCCTATCTAATTCATTCTACAAAAGTGTTGacgataaaaatagtatctCTGAGACTTTTATAgcaaatgataaaatttttgataatagCCATAAACCTTTGCATAATTTTACTGAAGGGGATGAAAAATTTTCAGAAAGTTCCAAAGATTTGAATTGTGGTAATAACATAGAATATGATAAATGCCCCTTATATATTGAAATAGAAAATCCATATCTCAGATTACTTGCACACACAttaattacaaaatattttaactcgattttttgtatatctGTTAAATTGAATGATAAGAAAAATTTagcaatatataaaacagaAAAAGATTCTTATaatgaacaaataaaaGCATTGCAAATGGagatagaaaaaataaatgaaactATTGGTGTtagattattatttgatgaaattataaaaagtaataaaatattaattggGCATAACTGTTTTTACGatattttgcatatatatcaGACATTTTATCATGAATTGCCCGATTCGATTCATgcttttaaaagaaaatggacggaattatttccatatacaattgatacaaaatatatgaatgaaacaaatgagtatttatattcattaaatgGCCCTGCAACATTAAAAGGGTTATGTGAGTATATGGCGTCATTAATTTCTTCAAGTAAcgattttgattttttttttaattttctcAATGGGAATATAATAGACATTCAACAATGTCTTATTCCCTTTgtaaaagatgaaaaaagGGAAACAAATTCGTCTGGAGAAAATTGTAATGAACAACCAAATGGCgccaaaaataataatgatgatgaGAATATAGGGGTCGAAGGGAAAGaaaatgacaaaaataagttagaaaataatacttCGTACAAAGACgatgaaaaattttataaagatACAAACACATTGAATGATAATGCAAATGTGCTAAAGAGCGATGAACATAATGCAGGCTATGACAGTCTTTTAACATGccttctttttatatttcaatgccattatattttaaaaaaatataatttatcatggaaaaacatttattttactaatacaaatattatgaatgaaaataaaaagcattttttagatatattttcaaatatgtgcaacaaaataaaaattgttaaaacACAACCAAATGTTGTTTCGTTAACGAGTTcagaaaattatgaaatgGCAAGGCATTTCTATATGTATGATTATCCaagttattttaaaaaatgggaaataatgaaaatatggtCACCCATTTGGATAACCTTGAGTAAGGTAGATGATCAATCATGCTGGGTCATAGCAAAAAGTGATGACgatgcaaaaaatattaaaatgatttataaaatgttgCAGAATCCTCAATTCAAGTTATGCACATATGAAGaatatttgaataaatttaaatctAAATGA
- a CDS encoding gamma-tubulin complex component, putative, giving the protein MIHEIILSLIGQTGDIIILVDKRRNKRGNENNINIDEYCFEVNNNIHIFLSSEIKIINEIVEIGYYFYILNIFCLLVKNNTVYKSLTHIHKFNKLNSNKKKNIIKEKNNDKANNIGDCNENSSTEAASSLSPSDKSSTITEESEDTDNLSNSYKKRKYEKNDEIDNYFGVILKNIKSINNVRPYGYYANGISNEINKFIKRYLKKISEIEEYINNNKNTPLTQILSMLEKKKEEIIIIINIIKKFLEFQRKEEENVLEGESRNKTKEILDYLYECCLCGNSRIKNVYHKYFKNLGKILLHQISSWILYGQLLDPYYEFFIQKRQFIYSDDKKIFLTPEELYENLTLTNVQSLNFEWNYLFFQSVSNLPECCIDKIIGRKILFIGKSIRILIRSNKWNTNDILKLFPITKILSKAFDQTLHTNYPKKNNYLGEDFMKYEHNIDSNEYENNNITHNMNYEFDPNDISNTYNDNNYKYNNVAKGYASSISLSCTSSSDNSYEWSSESGNESTCLYCKEIFDITIEKIRSIIAYKLWEYVVKDINLIKIFDLFKDIYLLNNGDFYDYFLEKSWFIMHSPPNYKNELLLKIIAWKNSTLSVEDYCKSKYENKKDKLILEKYENLLFSRNNNIDGGDSNNPSSFFNSSNFYNFDVDISENIISKYFYPRISYKKFSYDSFEREKYGNLILGGMSYIYDNKIVLNDFYKGIQELYKKKYYDYDSIYSVCINNYRQQILKGFKHGFDFSVNFNNFFDNKFINIDNVEGINGNTINPSKISNDDNFLVGCCFSLVIQSVKNPLLYKTDILNGDSGYWGSLGDCLAVEIKVKFYEDNKNKVIKSVGDINNSVLGYIEVEVSLYIGGKGISSFVHDSNSYTVDYTKESILNNKILANNINSKKKNKSTYEDIQHGEVNYMKNHDGDKFKDDEDNFNIEDMDDNNNYKSKFHVLKIQTNKQIFHNIDKNSLTKFRVRINCIKHSFSVYIQKLDEYNLQINNPKNKIKPIIHIRALDMTQAFTLDIGNGYIGFYTCPILFKHKLLKKKSKIKQWLKRFYNNTLNADSPVNNYGNTNNRNDTNLFNIYNDKNTETITNEIKKINQMILYNNNNDAKDDKNNLEEIELCRPSLNTKMNKSQKKKKDNSKDLFLFSCYDCSVEIYKWFHQSYKSPIEIPEIDVDNETLIFYDKNINKNIKIHSGLNLWNNIEIHFKLTWPIALIINTNTIYTYNSIFQFLFLLGRIYYNLKILCYHNRRLYKYLNYKKGFLLFSYLFSIRYKMQFFIFHLIRYLQEDIINYEYKLMSTQIHKSKDFEYTKSIHDLYISQVATKCFLRVQDLTTPLMELIDVSFKFCYFFQCLIENELFTDILNYEMDTEMNKQKDDTKNGKNSDENGDDDKDNDLKQVVEKLVQYNDTFNQKLVRVINEMMNLSSNSNHSHLVHLLTILDFNNCITKIKESIEDKTEMNKIANTNENKNDDKEIQNGINNNKPNKRDDMKIGYTDVENTNNIDNYYLNKHQPYNNNILKSMNLSTNNMPQNYDEKWNIQKNEINSYSQNNILKHGEKSILIEKNNTQIETQIGNKYNYDYYKGEGVGSHSNRMTKNYLAGDAENSQYDTLHGGTSYNDRNYKDTRINSYNALIDKYSNILSSYINKDSNDNLSKNNDENTSIYNSSKNYGNNNLNIYNSNVNLSQDHIDNNLGYNLASHGDTNIKNNFNVQKLIDNYNYNYDRSHNTDEFDRNNLDHHK; this is encoded by the coding sequence ATGATTCACGAAATAATCCTAAGCTTGATAGGGCAAACCGgagatataataattttagtGGACAAGCGAAGGAATAAAAGaggaaatgaaaataacataaatatagatgAATATTGTTTTGaagtaaataataacattcACATATTTTTGAGCTCggaaataaagataattaatgaaattGTTGAAATAggttactatttttatatattaaatatattctgTTTATTAGTCAAAAATAACACAGTTTATAAAAGCTTAACACATATACACAAAtttaacaaattaaatagtaataagaaaaaaaatatcataaaagaaaaaaacaatgacAAAGCAAATAATATTGGGGATTGTAATGAGAATTCAAGTACAGAAGCTGCATCATCCCTAAGTCCTTCGGATAAATCATCCACAATTACTGAAGAATCCGAAGATACTGATAATTTGAGTAActcttataaaaaaagaaaatatgaaaaaaatgatgaaatagACAATTATTTTGGagttattttaaaaaatataaaaagtataaataatgtgCGGCCTTATGGGTATTATGCAAATGGTATAAGtaatgaaataaacaaatttataaagagatatttaaaaaaaattagtgaaatagaagaatatataaataataataaaaatacaccATTAACGCAAATATTATCTAtgttagaaaaaaaaaaagaagaaataattataataataaatataataaaaaagtttttaGAATTCCAAAGGAAAGAAGAGGAAAATGTATTAGAAGGCGAGAGCCGAAATAAAACCAAAGAAATTTTAGATTATTTGTATGAATGTTGTTTATGTGGAAATtcaagaattaaaaatgtctatcataaatattttaaaaatttaggaaaaatattgttaCACCAAATATCTTCATGGATATTATATGGTCAATTATTAGATCCatattatgaatttttCATTCAGAAAAGGCAATTCATTTATTctgatgataaaaaaatatttttaacacCAGAagaattatatgaaaactTAACATTAACCAATGTCCAAAGTTTAAATTTCGAAtggaattatttatttttccaatCTGTCTCAAATTTACCTGAGTGTTGTATAGACAAAATAATTggtagaaaaatattatttataggaAAATCTATTCGTATATTAATTAGAAGCAATAAATGGAATACCAATGACATCTTAAAATTGTTTCCCATTACTAAGATATTATCAAAAGCTTTTGATCAAACGCTACACACAAATtatccaaaaaaaaataattatttgggGGAGgattttatgaaatatgAACACAATATAGATAGCaatgaatatgaaaataataacattacccataatatgaattatgAATTTGACCCAAACGATATTAGcaatacatataatgataataactataaatataataatgtggCGAAGGGGTATGCTAGTTCTATTAGCCTTTCGTGCACAAGCAGTTCTGATAATTCATATGAATGGTCATCTGAATCAGGAAATGAATCAACATGTTTATATTGCAAAGAGATATTTGATATTACTATTGAGAAGATTAGAAGCATAATAGCTTATAAATTGTGGGAATATGTTGTTAAAgacataaatttaattaaaatatttgacTTATTTAAagacatttatttattaaataatggcgatttttatgattattttttagaaaaatcTTGGTTTATTATGCATAGTCCCCccaattataaaaatgaattgcTTCTAAAAATTATAGCTTGGAAAAATTCTACATTATCTGTGGAAGATTATTgtaaatcaaaatatgaaaataaaaaagacaaattaattttagagaaatatgaaaatttgtTGTTTTCAAGAAATAACAATATTGATGGTGGTGATAGTAACAATCCATCTAGTTTTTTCAATAGCTCGAATTTCTATAATTTTGATGTAGATATTTCAGAGAATATAAtttctaaatatttttatcctAGAATatcttataaaaaattttcttaCGACTCGTTTGAAAGGGAAAAATATGGCAACCTGATATTAGGGGGTAtgagttatatatatgataataaaatcgttttaaatgatttttACAAAGGTATAcaagaattatataaaaaaaaatattatgactATGATAGCATTTATAGTGTATGCATTAACAACTATAGACAACAAATTTTGAAAGGATTTAAGCATGGCTTTGATTTTTCtgttaattttaataatttttttgataataaatttataaatattgataatGTCGAAGGAATAAACGGAAACACGATTAATCCAAGTAAAATATCAAATGATGACAATTTCCTTGTAGGTTGTTGTTTTTCTTTAGTTATTCAATCAGTTAAAAATCCATTGCTTTATAAAAcagatatattaaatggTGATTCAGGATATTGGGGATCTTTAGGAGATTGTTTAGCCgttgaaataaaagtaaaattttatgaagataacaaaaataaggTAATTAAAAGTGTGGgcgatataaataattcagTTTTAGGATATATAGAAGTAGAAGtgtcattatatataggaGGAAAAGGTATTTCATCATTTGTGCATGACAGTAATAGTTACACAGTTGATTATACTAAAGAAtccattttaaataataaaattttagcgaataatataaattcgaaaaaaaaaaataaaagcacTTATGAAGATATCCAACATGGTGAGGTAAACTATATGAAAAATCACGATGGtgataaatttaaagaCGATGaagataattttaatattgaaGATATggatgataataataattataaatcaaaatttCATGTATTGAAAATTCAAACCAATAAACAGatatttcataatataGACAAAAATAGTTTGACAAAGTTTCGTGTAAGAATAAATTGCATAAAGCATTCTTTTAGtgtttatatacaaaaattagatgaatataatttacaaataaataatccgaaaaataaaataaaaccaattattcatataagGGCTTTAGACATGACTCAAGCCTTTACATTGGATATTGGAAATGGGTACATAGGTTTTTATACATGCCCAATATTGtttaaacataaattacttaaaaagaaaagcaaaataaaacagTGGCTCAAGCGTTTTTACAACAATACGTTAAATGCAGATTCGCctgttaataattatggTAATACCAATAATAGGAACGAtactaatttatttaatatatacaatgaTAAGAATACGGAAACAATAACCAATgagattaaaaaaataaaccaaatgattttatataacaataataatgatgctaaagatgataaaaataacctTGAGGAAATTGAGCTATGTAGGCCGAGTTTGAACactaaaatgaataaatcgcaaaaaaaaaaaaaagataattctaaagatttatttttgttcaGTTGCTATGACTGCTCggtagaaatatataaatggtTTCATCAGTCTTATAAATCTCCTATTGAAATTCCTGAAATTGATGTAGATAATGAaacattaatattttatgacaaaaatataaacaagaatataaaaattcataGTGGTTTGAATTTGTGgaataatattgaaattcattttaaattaacATGGCCGATTGCTTTGATTATTAATACGAatactatatatacttataattccattttccaatttttatttcttttaggaagaatatattataacttaaaaattttgtgTTATCATAATAGGcgtttatataaatacttaaattataaaaaaggttttttactattttcatatttgttttctattagatataaaatgcaattttttatctttcaTTTAATTAGATATTTACAAGAAGACATTATTAATTAcgaatataaattaatgtCTACACAAATTCATAAATCTAAAGATTTTGAATATACAAAATCAATACATGATTTATACATTTCCCAAGTTGCCACAAAATGTTTTTTGCGGGTTCAAGATTTAACAACCCCTTTAATGGAGCTAATAGATGTATcctttaaattttgttatttttttcaatgcCTAATAGAAAACGAGTTATTTActgatattttaaattatgaaatGGATACCGAAATGAATAAGCAAAAAGatgatacaaaaaatggaaaaaattcTGATGAAAATGGTGATGATGACAAAGATAATGATTTGAAACAAGTTGTTGAAAAATTGGTACAGTATAATGACACATTTAATCAAAAACTTGTTCGTGttataaatgaaatgaTGAACTTAAGCTCGAACAGTAATCATTCGCATCTTGTTCATTTGCTAACCATATTAGATTTTAACAATTgcataacaaaaataaaagagtCAATAGAAGACAAAACagaaatgaataaaattgCAAATactaatgaaaataaaaatgatgataaagAGATACAAAATggtattaataataataaacctAACAAACGAGATGATATGAAAATAGGATATACAGATGTGGAAAATACAAACAATAttgataattattatttaaataagcATCAACcttacaataataatattttaaaaagtatGAACTTATCAACTAATAACATGCCTCAAaattatgatgaaaaatggaatatccagaaaaatgaaataaattcatACTCTCAAAATAACATATTAAAACATGGAGAAAAATCAATTTtaatcgaaaaaaataacacaCAAATTGAAACTCAAATTGGAAACAAATACAACTATGATTATTACAAGGGTGAAGGTGTTGGTTCTCATAGCAATAGGATGACTAAAAATTACCTAGCTGGAGACGCGGAGAATAGTCAATATGATACCCTTCATGGGGGTACATCCTATAACGATAGGAATTACAAAGATACTAGAATCAACAGCTATAATGCATTAATtgataaatattcaaatatattgagcagctatattaataaagaCAGCAATGACAATCTAAGCAAAAacaatgatgaaaatactAGTATTTACAATTCTAGTAAAAATTATgggaataataatttaaatatttataattcaaATGTCAACCTAAGCCAAGACCATATCGATAATAATTTAGGATACAATTTGGCGTCTCATGGTGatactaatataaaaaataattttaacgttcaaaaattaatagataattataattacaaTTATGATAGATCACATAATACCGATGAGTTTGATAGAAATAATTTGGACCATCACAAATAG
- a CDS encoding dephospho-CoA kinase, putative: MFLPFFLGRCILCFLALGSIPVGFINRKNKFKKIENYKYLLISSIVVNIFLIYLNKYLGLFAIFNFFLGNYLCLIGITGGIAVGKSTFCNFLKKKNVVIINADEITNRIYKRGSSCYKKIVKHFGEEILNNDKSINRILLRKIVFNNEENVKYINKLTHTYIILEIIKECLKYKFLYLKSNVAIEAPLLIETKLYLLTSPILLIKSSVKNQIKRILSRDKNCTYDTAMGIIKNQLPTDEKIKFSDIIINNDDDLIDLEMKCDVVYNKYLKNFFF, translated from the exons atgtttttaccattttttttgggcAGATGTATTTTATGCTTCCTGGCTTTAGGCTCAATTCCTGTTGGGTTTATAAATAGAAAGAATAAATTTAAGAAAAtcgaaaattataaatatctaCTCATCAGTTCGATAGTGgtgaacatttttttaatctatTTAAATAAGTATTTGGGCCTGTTTGcgatatttaatttttttttggggaattatttatgtttaattGGAATTACAGGAGGCATAGCTGTGGGTAAGTCTacattttgtaattttttgaaaaaaaaaaatgttgttattattaatgcGGATGAAATAACAAAccgaatatataaaagggGATCATcatgttataaaaaaattgtaaaacaTTTTGGTGAAGAGATCcttaataatgataaaagtATTAATAGAATTTTGTTAAGAAAAATCGTTTTcaataatgaagaaaatgttaaatatataaacaaattaacacacacatatattatattagaGATCATTAAAGAATGCTTGAAATATAAgtttctatatttaaaatcCAATGTAGCAATTGAAGCCCCTTTATTAATTGAAACAAAACTGTATCTATTAACAAGCCCTATTCTACTTATAAAATCATCTGTAAAGAATCAAATAAAGCGTATATTGTCGAGAGATAAAAATTGCACATACGATACAGCCATGGGTATAATTAA aaaCCAATTGCCAACCGATGAAAAGATAAAGTTTTCggatattataataaacaacGATGACGATTTAATAGACTTGGAAATGAAGTGTGATGTAGTTtataacaaatatttaaaaaactttttcttttaa